Proteins encoded in a region of the Flavobacterium sp. MDT1-60 genome:
- a CDS encoding glycoside hydrolase family 130 protein, which translates to MRVPIIRKNIVFTPDSKRVVARYFMNGDERTQQMVMRIMILDEKQVLETLEQTLREFARRHRNISSIFLKHCEKVRPVIETMQLDYDAISLDRKMLIGSYCTMEYAIESAAIFNPSIIEDFDQTGLEMGEKRVILSFRATGEGHISSIVFRRGILDRNNNLQVMKIGHHIDKAEIEHKTLYNKERFLMKLYEMHTDDKYIAQIMQDLPDEFEYAILKSMVKTSLSDPSISQDRRTALEEIIWLANSFYDLSFKHDSDITERVIFPISESESRGIEDARFVRFDDDHDDSHRVMATYTAYNGHTILPKLISTEDFYTFRVMPLHGVGAQNKNLALFPRKIKGKYAMLSRIDGVNNYIMYSDRVTQWNTPILLQEPRFAWEFTQIGNCGSPLWTTEGWLVITHGVGTMRRYCIGASLFDLDDPSKEIGRLKEPLLSPLEDEREGYVPNVVYSCGAIIHNNSLILPYAVSDYSSTYAVVDLVDLLMALKSSK; encoded by the coding sequence ATGCGAGTACCCATCATTAGAAAAAACATAGTATTTACACCAGATTCCAAAAGAGTCGTTGCCCGTTATTTTATGAATGGCGACGAACGAACCCAACAAATGGTGATGCGGATAATGATATTGGATGAAAAACAGGTTTTAGAAACTTTAGAACAAACACTTCGTGAATTTGCAAGGCGACACCGAAATATTTCAAGCATATTTTTAAAACATTGCGAAAAAGTAAGACCTGTAATCGAAACGATGCAACTTGATTATGATGCCATATCCCTAGATCGAAAGATGCTTATAGGTTCTTACTGTACCATGGAATATGCTATTGAATCTGCCGCTATTTTTAATCCCTCAATAATAGAAGATTTTGATCAGACAGGATTAGAAATGGGAGAAAAACGTGTCATTCTTTCTTTTAGAGCAACGGGTGAAGGTCATATTTCGTCAATTGTTTTTAGAAGAGGAATTCTGGATAGAAACAACAACCTTCAGGTAATGAAGATTGGACACCATATTGACAAAGCAGAAATCGAACACAAAACCTTGTACAACAAAGAGCGATTCCTAATGAAATTGTATGAGATGCATACTGATGATAAATACATCGCCCAAATTATGCAGGACTTGCCAGATGAATTTGAGTATGCTATCTTAAAAAGTATGGTAAAAACCAGTTTAAGCGACCCATCAATTAGTCAGGACAGAAGAACAGCCCTTGAAGAAATAATCTGGCTGGCCAACTCCTTTTATGATTTGTCATTCAAACATGATTCTGATATCACAGAACGTGTTATTTTTCCGATATCAGAGTCTGAAAGCCGGGGTATCGAAGATGCCCGTTTTGTTCGTTTTGATGATGATCATGATGATTCTCATCGCGTAATGGCCACTTACACCGCTTATAATGGTCACACTATACTTCCTAAACTGATTTCAACCGAGGATTTTTATACTTTTCGGGTAATGCCTTTACATGGTGTCGGTGCTCAGAATAAAAATCTGGCATTATTCCCAAGAAAAATAAAAGGTAAATATGCGATGCTTTCCCGCATTGATGGTGTTAACAACTACATTATGTATTCTGACAGGGTTACCCAATGGAATACTCCTATCCTGCTTCAGGAACCGCGTTTTGCATGGGAATTCACACAAATAGGAAACTGCGGATCACCACTATGGACAACAGAAGGTTGGCTTGTTATTACGCATGGTGTTGGTACAATGCGACGTTATTGCATTGGAGCTTCCTTATTTGATCTTGATGACCCGTCTAAAGAAATTGGAAGATTAAAAGAACCTTTACTTTCACCTCTGGAAGACGAACGTGAAGGGTATGTTCCGAATGTGGTCTATTCTTGTGGTGCTATTATTCATAACAATAGCCTTATTTTACCTTATGCCGTATCTGATTATTCCTCTACTTATGCAGTAGTAGATTTAGTAGATTTATTAATGGCTTTAAAGAGTAGTAAATAG
- a CDS encoding DUF6766 family protein, protein MKDYLRNNGLCICFLALFIAALIGQIIFGFEEHNKELIEEGSAAIHLSAYFLSGHFIQSTFENWESEFLQMAMFVVFTIFLMQKGSSESKDLDKDEEVDREPSPSRKDAPWPVKKGGWILSLYKHSLTISLLLLFVISFILHFYGSLKDENEQLALKGLPLESVSDYMGDSRFWFESFQNWQSEFLSVFAIVMLSIYLRQIGSPQSKPVNAPHMETGE, encoded by the coding sequence ATGAAAGACTATTTACGCAACAACGGTTTATGTATCTGCTTTTTAGCACTTTTTATAGCGGCACTAATTGGTCAGATAATTTTTGGATTTGAAGAACACAATAAAGAGCTTATAGAAGAAGGCAGTGCTGCTATCCATCTTTCTGCCTATTTCCTTTCAGGACATTTCATTCAATCTACTTTTGAGAATTGGGAAAGCGAATTTTTACAAATGGCCATGTTTGTTGTCTTCACTATTTTTTTAATGCAGAAAGGCTCATCCGAATCCAAAGATCTGGATAAAGACGAGGAGGTCGACAGAGAACCTTCTCCTAGCCGAAAAGATGCGCCTTGGCCTGTAAAAAAAGGCGGCTGGATACTAAGTCTTTATAAACATTCCCTCACTATTTCTTTGTTATTGCTATTTGTGATTTCTTTTATACTTCATTTTTATGGAAGTTTAAAAGATGAAAATGAGCAATTAGCATTAAAAGGATTGCCTTTAGAATCTGTCTCTGATTATATGGGAGATTCCAGATTTTGGTTTGAATCTTTTCAAAACTGGCAAAGCGAATTTCTCTCTGTTTTTGCCATCGTAATGCTTTCTATTTATTTAAGGCAAATTGGCTCCCCACAGTCCAAACCTGTAAATGCACCTCATATGGAAACAGGTGAATAA
- a CDS encoding ferritin-like domain-containing protein: MKNSDKTTPVNTNSKNNIVAPSADAASELKDFFIDSLKDIYWAENALVSALPKMASNATSATLTSAILEHLTVTENQVERLEKIFELLGESAEGKKCEAMAGLLKEGDSILQETVPGAVRDAGIIAASQKIEHYEIASYGTLCAFAKTLGENDVAKLLTQTLAEEKEADCVLNDVALNSVNMVAAE, from the coding sequence ATGAAAAATTCAGATAAAACAACTCCGGTTAATACAAATAGTAAAAATAATATCGTAGCGCCTTCTGCCGATGCCGCTTCGGAATTAAAAGATTTCTTTATTGACAGTCTTAAAGATATTTATTGGGCAGAAAATGCACTTGTCAGTGCTTTGCCAAAAATGGCTTCCAACGCTACATCAGCGACACTTACGAGTGCTATTTTAGAACATCTTACTGTAACGGAAAACCAGGTAGAAAGATTGGAGAAAATTTTCGAACTGCTTGGAGAAAGTGCGGAAGGAAAAAAGTGTGAAGCTATGGCCGGGCTCCTTAAAGAAGGAGACAGTATTCTTCAGGAAACGGTTCCGGGAGCTGTACGCGATGCAGGTATCATTGCAGCATCGCAAAAAATTGAACACTATGAAATTGCGTCATATGGTACTTTATGTGCCTTTGCAAAAACACTTGGAGAAAATGACGTTGCAAAATTATTGACACAAACGCTGGCTGAAGAAAAAGAAGCCGATTGTGTGCTTAATGATGTTGCATTAAACAGTGTAAATATGGTGGCGGCAGAATAA
- a CDS encoding catalase, whose translation MKNFQDEKQRDLLQNKSDGTNKFLTTDQGVKINDDNNSLKSGDRGPSLLEDFILREKITHFDHERIPERIVHARGSGAHGFFEVTNPIPELTKAGFLKEAGLKTPVFVRFSTVAGFRGSTDLARDVRGFAVKFYTQEGIYDLVGNNIPVFFIQDASKFPDLVHAVKPEPHNEIPQAASAHDTFWDFISLMPESMHMIMWAMSDRAIPRSYRMMEGFGVHTFRLINEANESTFVKFHWKPKLGTHAVVWDEALKISGKNPDFHRQDLWEAIENGNFPEWELGVQIIPQEDEHKYEFDLLDPTKIVPEELVPVKIIGRMVLNKNPDNFFAETEQVAFHPGHVVPGIDFTNDPLLQGRLFSYTDTQLSRLGSPNFHEIPINRSVAPVHNNQRDGHMRQEINKGRVSYHPNSLGGGCPFQAKIAEGGFSSFNERVDAHKVRERSESFADHFGQAKLFFNSQTPTEKSHIVRALRFELGKVETVAIRVRMLGLLSRVDMQLAEKVAEGLGTSVPPILETPINKGVSPENEMGNQEPRSIDSSVKSSDALSMIKNPTNSPTIASRKVAILCADGVSAASVMNMKNILLKEEAKGFVIAKNLGSVVTDEGGAIPVDFSLLTTSSVLFDAVYIPHSEGLNDLAQNDDVLEFLNDAYKHCKVIGADGQAIGILSETPFASKLNNDDSGIILYSDAATETFALDFINAMANHRIWEREENLYN comes from the coding sequence ATGAAAAATTTCCAAGACGAGAAGCAGCGTGATTTATTGCAAAATAAATCTGATGGAACTAACAAATTCCTGACTACTGACCAGGGTGTTAAAATCAATGACGATAATAATTCGCTGAAATCCGGCGACAGAGGCCCTTCACTACTAGAAGACTTTATATTAAGAGAAAAAATCACCCATTTTGACCATGAAAGAATTCCGGAAAGAATTGTACATGCACGTGGTTCAGGAGCTCATGGTTTTTTTGAAGTGACAAACCCAATTCCGGAATTAACAAAAGCCGGATTTTTAAAAGAAGCCGGATTAAAAACACCTGTTTTTGTCCGATTTTCAACTGTTGCCGGTTTTAGAGGTTCAACCGATCTTGCCAGAGACGTAAGAGGTTTTGCTGTTAAATTTTATACTCAGGAAGGTATTTACGATTTGGTCGGAAATAATATTCCGGTATTCTTTATTCAGGATGCCTCAAAATTTCCGGATCTTGTTCATGCCGTAAAACCGGAACCACACAACGAAATTCCGCAGGCAGCGTCTGCTCATGATACCTTTTGGGACTTCATTTCCCTAATGCCTGAATCCATGCACATGATTATGTGGGCCATGTCTGATCGTGCGATTCCAAGAAGTTATCGAATGATGGAAGGTTTTGGAGTGCATACTTTCAGATTAATAAATGAAGCAAATGAATCTACTTTTGTGAAATTTCACTGGAAACCAAAATTAGGAACTCATGCTGTAGTTTGGGATGAAGCCCTAAAAATTTCAGGTAAGAACCCTGATTTCCACAGACAAGATTTATGGGAAGCTATTGAAAACGGGAATTTTCCTGAATGGGAATTAGGTGTACAAATCATTCCACAGGAAGATGAACACAAATACGAATTTGATTTACTAGATCCTACCAAAATTGTTCCTGAAGAACTTGTACCGGTGAAAATAATCGGTAGAATGGTATTGAACAAAAATCCCGACAACTTTTTTGCAGAAACAGAACAGGTTGCTTTTCACCCTGGGCATGTTGTTCCGGGAATTGATTTTACCAATGATCCGTTACTTCAGGGAAGATTATTCTCTTACACCGATACACAGTTATCAAGATTAGGAAGTCCGAATTTTCACGAAATTCCAATCAACAGAAGCGTTGCACCGGTTCACAACAACCAGCGTGATGGACATATGCGCCAGGAAATTAACAAAGGCCGTGTAAGTTACCATCCTAATTCACTTGGTGGAGGATGTCCGTTCCAGGCAAAAATTGCTGAAGGTGGTTTTTCAAGTTTTAATGAACGTGTAGACGCTCATAAAGTGCGGGAAAGAAGCGAAAGTTTTGCAGATCATTTTGGTCAGGCAAAATTATTCTTCAACAGTCAGACACCTACAGAAAAAAGCCATATTGTAAGAGCATTGCGTTTTGAACTTGGAAAAGTTGAAACAGTTGCAATTAGAGTGAGAATGCTGGGGCTTTTATCTCGGGTAGACATGCAATTAGCAGAAAAAGTGGCTGAAGGATTAGGTACTTCAGTTCCTCCTATTCTTGAAACTCCAATAAACAAGGGGGTTTCTCCGGAAAACGAAATGGGAAATCAGGAACCACGTTCAATAGATTCATCAGTTAAATCTTCTGATGCGCTTTCGATGATCAAAAATCCAACAAATTCCCCAACAATTGCATCGAGAAAAGTGGCTATACTTTGTGCTGATGGTGTTTCTGCAGCTTCAGTAATGAATATGAAAAACATATTACTAAAAGAAGAGGCTAAAGGATTTGTAATTGCTAAAAATCTAGGATCTGTTGTTACAGACGAAGGTGGTGCAATTCCGGTCGATTTTAGTTTATTAACTACATCATCAGTACTTTTTGACGCCGTTTATATTCCACATAGTGAAGGCCTAAATGATTTGGCACAAAATGACGATGTGCTTGAATTTTTAAACGACGCTTACAAGCACTGTAAGGTTATTGGTGCCGATGGTCAGGCAATTGGTATACTAAGCGAAACACCGTTTGCTTCTAAACTTAATAATGATGATTCTGGCATTATTTTATACAGCGATGCTGCAACCGAAACATTTGCACTCGATTTCATTAACGCTATGGCCAACCATCGTATTTGGGAACGTGAAGAAAATTTATACAACTAA
- a CDS encoding BlaI/MecI/CopY family transcriptional regulator, with product MIKLAKREEQIMQVFWDLNKAFIRDIIPLLPDPKPHYNSVATIVKILEEKGFLNHETAGNMHCFFPVISREEYQQFALKDIVSQYFDNSYPRMLAFFAKEQKLTEKDLDEIVTIIKNDTK from the coding sequence ATGATAAAACTAGCGAAAAGAGAAGAACAGATCATGCAGGTGTTTTGGGATTTGAACAAAGCCTTCATAAGAGATATTATTCCATTATTACCAGATCCGAAACCACACTATAATAGTGTTGCCACAATAGTGAAGATATTGGAAGAAAAAGGTTTCCTGAATCACGAAACTGCAGGGAACATGCATTGCTTTTTTCCGGTTATCAGTAGGGAAGAGTACCAGCAGTTTGCGCTAAAGGATATCGTTAGTCAGTATTTTGATAATTCTTACCCTAGAATGCTGGCCTTTTTTGCCAAAGAGCAAAAACTGACAGAAAAGGATTTGGATGAAATAGTAACTATTATTAAAAATGATACCAAATGA
- a CDS encoding glycoside hydrolase family 130 protein, whose amino-acid sequence MSDIAKRFPENPLLMPKDLQASSEELQIISLLNPGVFVFEQKTWLLVRVAESIAQKEGVIFFPVVNALGKIEIIEIPLNDPDLVATDARIIQYKGLDYLTTLSHLRLLCSDDGIHFYSPEGFNSLVGSGILEQFGIEDARVSYIDDTYYITYTAVSSNGVGVGMRTTKDWKNFETKGMIFPPHNKDVALFEEKINGKFYALHRPSSPQIGGNYIWLAESPDGIHWGNHQFLVGTRMGLWDSARVGAGAAPIKTDKGWLEIYHGANAEHQYCLGAFLMDLEDPSKVIARTVEPIMSPKENYELSGFFGYVVFTNGHIVEGDKITVYYGAADEFVCGAYFSIKEILAALEI is encoded by the coding sequence ATGAGCGACATTGCAAAAAGATTTCCGGAGAATCCCCTTTTGATGCCTAAAGATTTGCAGGCAAGTAGCGAAGAATTACAAATTATCAGTCTTTTGAATCCGGGAGTTTTTGTTTTCGAACAAAAAACATGGCTATTGGTAAGGGTTGCAGAAAGCATTGCACAAAAGGAAGGTGTTATTTTTTTTCCTGTGGTAAACGCCTTAGGCAAAATCGAAATTATTGAAATACCGCTTAACGATCCTGATTTGGTTGCTACTGATGCCAGAATAATTCAATATAAAGGACTTGATTATTTAACCACACTCTCCCATCTTCGACTGTTATGCAGCGATGATGGCATTCATTTTTATTCACCTGAGGGATTTAATTCTCTTGTAGGTTCCGGAATATTGGAACAATTTGGTATCGAAGATGCCAGAGTTAGTTATATTGATGATACGTATTACATTACTTATACGGCAGTTTCATCCAACGGTGTGGGAGTTGGAATGCGTACCACCAAAGACTGGAAAAATTTTGAAACAAAGGGCATGATATTTCCTCCGCATAATAAAGATGTTGCCCTTTTTGAAGAAAAAATAAACGGCAAATTTTATGCTTTACATCGCCCATCCAGCCCGCAGATTGGGGGAAATTATATTTGGCTGGCTGAATCTCCGGACGGGATTCATTGGGGCAATCATCAATTCCTTGTTGGTACACGAATGGGACTTTGGGACAGTGCCAGAGTTGGTGCCGGAGCTGCTCCAATAAAAACAGATAAAGGATGGCTCGAAATCTACCATGGTGCAAACGCTGAACATCAATATTGCCTTGGAGCATTTCTTATGGATCTCGAAGATCCATCAAAAGTAATTGCCCGTACAGTCGAACCCATAATGAGTCCAAAAGAAAATTATGAATTGAGCGGCTTTTTCGGGTATGTAGTTTTTACCAATGGTCATATTGTAGAAGGTGATAAAATCACGGTATATTACGGAGCTGCAGACGAATTTGTGTGTGGTGCCTATTTTTCAATTAAAGAAATTTTAGCAGCCCTGGAGATCTAA
- a CDS encoding M56 family metallopeptidase, giving the protein MIPYILYSALILSSCLVFYKLLLQKETFFHLNRFVLLSCMVLAFILPLVPVPQQLSFRKLPVEKSVIEVKTPVNTSTVTTLKEQPVQPTLIEETKQWINIESFTQLLVYLYWFGVIVFALNFLMQAILLFYRAYSKSVIQDGKFRIVEITGDKAPCSFANNIFINPEKYEWETYNQILLHEKIHIEQKHTIDLLLAEMVLVFQWFNPFAWQWRKALETNLEFLTDNQMLQQETVEKESYQFSLLKVAAPQFPLSLTTNYNQSLLKKRIIMMNSKKSNVHTTWKYFFLVPIMVLFACLFNQPAAQSQTLASKEKEEKQEKHSNIQSGMETEGNWFATIKGTTVNVQFKSDENDNSNSTFQLNEFKDLPRDKQGTFTLTREAGTMTFIGKFEGDKGMGTYKFTANKDYSTAMHKEGIDLKDDEDLMVFFMINVKQSYVQMLKKKGYNNLDKDQVIPLAALDVNEAYITSIKQAIPDIDLDNLVPFKSLGIDKAYIEEIRKSGYKDLSPGNIIALKSQGIDAKYIKDFHSSVNSKKNNKDADDADDADDDVIAFKSLNIDQAFIDSFKKIGYNDLSNDDLMALKSLNVTPEYINSFEKAGYKNIKTEDLFALKSLNVTPELIVQYKDLGFNDLDLNDVVGAKAVGATPSFIKSMKGKGHDFKSLDKYISLKAVLGN; this is encoded by the coding sequence ATGATACCCTACATTTTATACTCAGCCCTCATTCTTTCTTCCTGTTTGGTATTTTACAAATTGCTTTTGCAGAAAGAAACTTTCTTTCATTTAAACAGGTTTGTACTGCTTTCCTGCATGGTGTTGGCTTTTATTTTGCCTCTAGTTCCTGTTCCTCAGCAATTATCTTTTAGAAAACTTCCTGTAGAGAAATCTGTTATAGAGGTGAAAACTCCGGTGAATACTAGTACAGTTACAACTTTAAAAGAACAACCTGTGCAACCAACTCTTATTGAAGAAACCAAACAATGGATCAATATTGAATCATTTACTCAGTTGCTGGTTTATCTATATTGGTTTGGTGTAATAGTTTTTGCTCTTAACTTTTTGATGCAGGCCATTTTATTGTTTTACAGAGCCTATTCCAAGTCGGTTATTCAGGATGGAAAATTCCGTATTGTTGAAATTACGGGTGATAAAGCGCCTTGTTCTTTTGCCAACAACATTTTTATCAATCCTGAAAAATATGAGTGGGAAACTTACAATCAGATTTTGCTGCATGAAAAAATTCATATTGAGCAAAAACATACCATTGACCTTCTGCTTGCAGAGATGGTTCTTGTTTTTCAGTGGTTCAATCCTTTTGCATGGCAATGGAGAAAAGCTTTAGAAACCAATCTTGAATTCCTGACAGATAATCAAATGCTGCAGCAGGAAACCGTGGAGAAAGAAAGTTATCAATTCAGTCTTCTTAAAGTAGCGGCGCCACAATTCCCTTTGAGTCTTACAACTAATTATAATCAATCATTATTAAAAAAACGAATCATCATGATGAACTCAAAAAAATCAAACGTGCACACCACCTGGAAATATTTTTTCCTCGTGCCAATTATGGTGCTGTTTGCCTGCCTTTTTAATCAACCGGCAGCGCAAAGTCAAACCCTGGCTTCCAAAGAAAAAGAAGAGAAACAAGAAAAGCATTCAAACATTCAGAGCGGAATGGAAACAGAAGGAAATTGGTTTGCTACAATAAAAGGCACTACCGTAAATGTTCAATTTAAAAGCGACGAGAATGATAATTCTAACAGTACTTTTCAGTTGAATGAATTTAAGGACCTTCCGAGAGACAAACAAGGTACTTTTACATTGACCCGCGAAGCCGGAACTATGACTTTCATTGGTAAATTCGAAGGCGACAAAGGAATGGGAACCTATAAATTTACGGCCAACAAAGACTATAGTACAGCGATGCATAAAGAAGGAATTGATCTTAAAGACGATGAAGATCTTATGGTTTTCTTTATGATTAACGTCAAACAATCTTATGTGCAAATGCTCAAGAAAAAGGGCTACAACAATCTGGACAAAGATCAGGTTATTCCCTTGGCTGCTTTAGATGTAAACGAAGCTTATATTACTTCAATTAAACAAGCAATTCCTGATATTGATTTAGATAATCTGGTTCCTTTTAAATCATTGGGAATAGACAAAGCCTACATTGAAGAGATTCGTAAATCTGGTTACAAAGATCTTAGTCCCGGTAATATTATTGCATTAAAATCTCAGGGAATTGATGCGAAATATATTAAGGATTTTCACAGTTCTGTTAACTCGAAAAAGAATAACAAAGATGCAGATGATGCAGATGATGCGGACGACGATGTTATTGCATTTAAATCATTAAACATTGATCAGGCCTTTATTGATTCTTTCAAAAAAATAGGCTATAATGATCTTTCGAACGATGATTTGATGGCTTTGAAATCATTAAATGTAACGCCTGAATATATAAATAGTTTTGAGAAAGCAGGTTATAAAAACATCAAAACAGAAGATTTATTTGCTTTGAAATCTCTAAATGTAACTCCTGAATTAATAGTACAATATAAAGATCTTGGTTTTAATGATTTGGATCTGAATGATGTAGTGGGAGCAAAAGCAGTTGGTGCGACACCTTCTTTTATTAAATCGATGAAAGGAAAAGGGCATGATTTTAAAAGTTTAGATAAATACATTTCATTAAAAGCCGTTCTGGGCAATTAA